The Gemmata palustris genome includes a region encoding these proteins:
- a CDS encoding BlaI/MecI/CopY family transcriptional regulator, whose protein sequence is MAEDLPPSERELDVLKVLWELGSGSVRDVQDRLAPELGLAFNTVQTVLRNMEDKGLVGHRAEGRTFVYFPKHTREQVTSRFLNKVFGGALDQFVLSMLRASDAAPEELRELEKLIAKARADKQRKGGS, encoded by the coding sequence CCCAGTGAACGCGAACTCGACGTTCTGAAGGTGCTCTGGGAACTCGGGTCCGGGAGCGTGCGCGACGTCCAGGACCGCCTCGCGCCCGAACTCGGGCTGGCGTTCAACACTGTTCAAACTGTTCTGCGCAACATGGAAGACAAGGGGCTCGTCGGCCACCGGGCCGAGGGCCGGACGTTCGTCTATTTCCCCAAACACACGCGCGAACAGGTCACGTCCCGGTTCCTGAACAAAGTGTTCGGCGGGGCACTGGACCAGTTCGTCCTCAGTATGCTCCGGGCGTCCGACGCCGCCCCGGAAGAGCTACGGGAATTGGAAAAATTGATCGCCAAAGCACGGGCCGACAAGCAGCGGAAGGGGGGGAGTTGA
- a CDS encoding carboxypeptidase regulatory-like domain-containing protein codes for MAWDVFTPEWLARVAAGGFVILVAAAVAVRLCRQPADRVRVVGLALAAAVLVPLVALIPGLPRLSLAVLPAESVAEAPALEPAPVPLPPPTATERVPAFRPAPEAKTPPVEQKAADSTLVSAPPSSPGAGAVPAEALTVQSARTADVPAPAPQSALSITRAVLIGYGALTGAFLVWSLVGLWRLFVLWRSTRPASAEAVALLREIAGSAADSARVLVSDRLESPVAFGGWRPVIVLPASAGGSEGRSALRYGLAHEWSHVERGDVWRWYLVTFAQVFLFYQPLFWWLRRQLRLSQDYLADARAVDQSADPVEYAEYLVTLARRRLGIPGLALGITDRRSNLTRRVHMLLLNRTPIARRCRLVWTFSAALLALGFVVGASAIRLTAGDAPAKPTDEKKPEDAKKPADPPAKGETLNYSGKVTDKDTGKPIAGATVVVRRSVLGDPELKEANPVIEETKHTTDAQGKYSFVLPPEQTLKRYLYIELDVEHPDYAGQKGFGYSLSMIRKNEKLGGRPFFESVELRPARPVTGIVKTPAGKPAAGVKVQAYSVTSKRSEGTFEYGSFADVRTDAEGKFRLPLVTPGWAVVWVLPEEFVPTTHVVKDKRGDLGTFTLQAGPRLRGTVLDAKGKPVIGAVINAESRDRNEEITEPVADNINRSAVTNAKGEFEMRPLPPGNYVVKPGEYPQDGSIDRKDAKAVPVPAAVFAGTKITLKAGANPERIEVRAVPHVTIEAQYLDSKGKPTRGHSCHVFGEIDGVSWFGDAKADANGKVIAHVPHGMENTQFNLMTNEHGSLRWRKAKGEELNNGRTVRLGTLTDDVKGIEIVRYTAPILTVKVIAKDGTKLVKPGVTATYSAGKGALDGRFILRNGRQSDVSFEEQEDGRFRSSQMFPDEEATVSGHAEGYADKSEKVKLAEGATKEIEIVLEKAPAKPEGEKKK; via the coding sequence ATGGCGTGGGACGTTTTCACACCGGAATGGCTGGCCCGCGTTGCGGCCGGCGGGTTCGTGATCTTGGTCGCGGCGGCGGTGGCCGTCAGACTGTGTCGCCAGCCGGCCGATCGCGTGCGCGTAGTCGGGCTCGCGCTCGCGGCGGCCGTGCTCGTTCCCCTCGTGGCGCTGATTCCCGGGTTGCCTCGCTTGTCCCTGGCGGTGCTCCCGGCCGAGTCGGTGGCCGAAGCGCCCGCGCTGGAACCCGCACCAGTGCCGTTACCCCCGCCGACGGCTACCGAGCGCGTGCCGGCGTTCCGGCCCGCTCCCGAAGCGAAGACTCCGCCGGTTGAGCAAAAGGCGGCCGATTCCACTCTCGTTTCTGCGCCCCCCTCAAGTCCGGGCGCGGGCGCGGTGCCCGCCGAGGCGCTGACAGTTCAATCGGCACGAACCGCGGACGTACCGGCGCCAGCGCCGCAATCAGCGCTCTCGATCACTCGCGCGGTGTTGATCGGGTACGGGGCGCTCACGGGCGCGTTCTTGGTTTGGTCGCTCGTAGGCCTCTGGCGGCTGTTTGTCCTCTGGAGAAGCACCCGCCCCGCGTCGGCCGAAGCGGTCGCGCTGCTGCGAGAGATTGCTGGCTCTGCGGCCGATTCCGCCCGCGTGCTCGTCAGCGATCGGCTCGAATCACCTGTCGCGTTTGGTGGGTGGCGCCCCGTTATCGTCCTCCCCGCGTCGGCGGGCGGCTCGGAAGGGCGGAGCGCGCTGCGCTACGGCCTCGCACATGAATGGTCTCACGTCGAACGCGGCGACGTCTGGAGGTGGTACCTGGTCACGTTCGCGCAGGTCTTTCTCTTCTATCAACCGTTGTTCTGGTGGTTGCGGCGACAACTGAGGCTCAGTCAGGATTATCTGGCCGATGCCCGCGCCGTCGACCAGTCCGCGGACCCGGTCGAATACGCCGAGTACCTCGTTACCCTGGCCCGCCGGCGGTTGGGCATTCCGGGCTTGGCCCTGGGAATCACCGATCGCCGGTCCAACCTCACCCGGAGGGTTCACATGCTTCTGCTGAACCGCACCCCGATCGCGCGCCGGTGCCGGCTCGTCTGGACCTTCAGTGCGGCCCTGCTCGCCCTGGGGTTCGTAGTTGGCGCTTCCGCGATCCGGTTGACCGCGGGCGATGCTCCCGCCAAGCCGACCGACGAGAAGAAACCCGAGGACGCGAAGAAGCCGGCCGACCCGCCCGCGAAGGGCGAGACGCTGAACTACAGCGGCAAGGTGACAGACAAGGACACCGGGAAGCCGATCGCGGGCGCCACGGTCGTCGTGCGGCGGTCGGTGCTCGGTGACCCGGAACTGAAGGAGGCGAACCCTGTTATTGAGGAAACCAAACACACCACGGATGCCCAGGGGAAGTATTCGTTCGTGCTCCCGCCGGAACAGACTTTGAAGCGGTACCTGTACATCGAACTGGACGTCGAGCACCCGGACTACGCCGGGCAGAAGGGCTTCGGGTACTCCCTGAGCATGATCCGCAAGAACGAAAAGCTGGGCGGCCGACCGTTCTTCGAGAGCGTTGAGTTGCGCCCCGCCCGGCCCGTGACCGGGATTGTCAAAACACCCGCGGGGAAGCCCGCCGCAGGGGTCAAAGTGCAGGCGTACTCGGTCACGAGCAAGCGGTCGGAGGGCACGTTCGAGTACGGGTCGTTCGCCGACGTTCGGACCGATGCGGAGGGGAAGTTCCGCCTCCCACTCGTGACCCCGGGTTGGGCGGTGGTGTGGGTGCTGCCCGAAGAGTTCGTGCCGACCACGCACGTCGTCAAGGACAAGCGCGGCGACCTCGGGACGTTCACGCTCCAAGCCGGTCCGCGTTTGCGGGGCACGGTCCTCGACGCGAAAGGTAAGCCGGTCATTGGGGCGGTCATCAACGCGGAGTCCCGGGACCGGAACGAAGAGATCACCGAACCCGTTGCGGACAACATCAACCGCTCGGCGGTGACGAACGCGAAGGGTGAGTTCGAGATGCGCCCGCTCCCACCGGGTAACTACGTCGTGAAGCCGGGCGAGTACCCGCAGGACGGGTCGATCGATCGAAAGGACGCGAAGGCGGTGCCGGTACCCGCTGCGGTGTTCGCCGGGACCAAGATCACACTGAAGGCCGGAGCGAACCCGGAGCGGATCGAGGTGCGGGCGGTGCCGCACGTCACGATCGAGGCCCAGTACCTCGACAGCAAGGGCAAGCCGACCCGCGGTCACAGTTGCCACGTGTTCGGGGAGATCGACGGCGTGTCCTGGTTCGGCGACGCGAAGGCCGACGCGAACGGAAAAGTGATCGCACACGTCCCGCACGGGATGGAAAACACACAATTCAATTTGATGACGAACGAACACGGGTCGCTGCGGTGGCGGAAGGCGAAGGGCGAGGAACTGAACAACGGTCGCACCGTTCGGCTCGGCACCCTGACCGACGACGTGAAGGGCATCGAGATCGTGCGGTACACCGCGCCGATTCTGACCGTGAAGGTGATCGCGAAGGACGGGACGAAGCTGGTCAAGCCGGGCGTCACCGCGACCTACTCGGCCGGCAAAGGCGCTCTCGACGGCCGGTTCATTCTGCGCAACGGGCGCCAGTCGGACGTGTCGTTCGAGGAGCAAGAAGACGGCCGGTTCCGGTCGAGCCAGATGTTCCCGGACGAAGAAGCCACCGTGTCCGGCCATGCGGAGGGGTACGCGGACAAGTCCGAGAAAGTGAAGCTCGCAGAAGGCGCGACGAAGGAGATCGAAATCGTGTTGGAGAAGGCGCCCGCGAAGCCGGAAGGGGAAAAGAAGAAGTAG
- a CDS encoding DUF1549 and DUF1553 domain-containing protein: MFRSALLLTLVVGPASARAAEPGGPVDFERHVVGLLNKSGCSAGSCHGSFGGKGGLRLSLFGAEPEKDFLALTRGGGGRRINSADPNQSLLLLKATGQIPHGGGMRFAANSWQARALRHWIAGGGQRIADSGAVTRLEAVPSEHVLTKPGEMAQLSVRATFADGTTADVTAFCELRAKDDSVADVSLLGEVRAARPGDTAIVASYRGLTAVARVFVPILRAEPYPVVPEVNYVDRAVFAKLKRLNVVPSNLALDEEFLRRVAIDVTGGLPTPDEVRAFVADPDPKKREKAIDKLLTSPLHAALWATKMCDITGCNVDAMDGSPDQRTRRARMWHDWFRHRFATNVPYDRMVRGVLTATSREGHALREWIDAEIVRERVNDKGFDSTYHERATLDHYWRRFEGEEYFPLEKMAELTSTAFLGVRLECAQCHRHPFDRWTQTDYRAFANTFGRVRFDSSPDLTSAVVDLLEERRKLPPGKVSAPIPRLREVYLSDRSRRLPHPDTGAVLSARALGGPELTGTDPREALTDWVTRPDNPFFARAFVNRVWAHYFGTGMIDPVDDLAASNPASNEPLLTALAADFAKSGFDVRRLERTILVSRTYQLSSTPNDTNRRDHGNFARSYPRPLMAEAVLDALNDALGTKEDFGADAPAGARAVEVATNRVRAGHAARVFSVFGRPARTSTCDCERPSGPALPQTLFLMTDPVLLKKITGGRLAKLLAAKMSDARIVDELFLATLSRLPDAGEKTTALERVSAASDREAGLVDVLWALVNTREFILNH; this comes from the coding sequence ATGTTCCGCTCCGCCCTGCTACTCACCCTGGTTGTTGGTCCCGCTTCTGCGCGAGCGGCGGAACCGGGTGGTCCCGTCGATTTCGAGCGACACGTGGTCGGGTTGCTGAACAAATCGGGGTGCAGCGCGGGTTCCTGTCACGGGTCGTTTGGGGGAAAGGGTGGCTTGCGGCTGTCGTTGTTCGGCGCCGAGCCGGAAAAGGACTTCCTCGCCCTCACCCGCGGCGGGGGCGGTCGGCGCATCAACTCGGCCGACCCGAATCAAAGTTTGCTTCTGTTGAAAGCGACGGGGCAGATTCCGCACGGCGGTGGGATGCGGTTCGCGGCAAATTCGTGGCAGGCGCGCGCCCTTCGCCACTGGATCGCTGGGGGCGGCCAGCGCATCGCGGATTCGGGCGCAGTAACTCGGCTCGAAGCCGTTCCGTCCGAGCACGTGCTGACGAAGCCGGGCGAGATGGCCCAACTGAGCGTGCGGGCAACATTCGCCGACGGTACAACGGCCGATGTGACAGCCTTTTGCGAACTCCGCGCAAAGGACGACTCGGTGGCCGACGTTTCGCTGCTCGGCGAAGTGCGGGCGGCGCGGCCCGGCGATACGGCAATCGTCGCCAGTTACCGGGGGCTCACGGCGGTCGCGCGAGTATTCGTTCCGATTCTGCGGGCCGAGCCTTACCCCGTCGTTCCCGAAGTCAATTATGTCGATCGCGCGGTGTTCGCGAAGCTGAAGCGCCTCAACGTGGTGCCCTCGAATCTCGCACTGGATGAAGAGTTCCTCCGTCGCGTCGCGATCGACGTGACTGGCGGGCTACCCACACCCGACGAGGTTCGGGCGTTCGTTGCGGACCCTGATCCGAAGAAGCGCGAGAAGGCGATCGACAAGTTACTCACCAGCCCGCTCCACGCGGCGCTCTGGGCGACCAAGATGTGCGACATCACGGGTTGCAACGTGGACGCGATGGACGGTTCCCCGGACCAGCGCACGAGGCGCGCCCGGATGTGGCACGACTGGTTCCGGCACCGGTTCGCGACGAACGTTCCCTACGACCGGATGGTGCGCGGGGTGCTTACTGCTACCAGCCGGGAGGGGCACGCGCTCCGCGAGTGGATCGATGCGGAAATCGTCCGCGAGCGGGTGAACGACAAGGGCTTCGACTCCACGTACCATGAGCGGGCCACTCTCGATCACTACTGGCGCCGGTTCGAGGGCGAGGAGTATTTCCCGCTCGAAAAGATGGCGGAACTGACCTCGACCGCGTTCCTCGGGGTGCGTCTAGAATGTGCCCAGTGCCACCGGCACCCCTTCGACCGGTGGACGCAGACCGATTATCGGGCGTTCGCCAACACATTCGGCCGGGTTCGGTTCGACAGTTCGCCCGATCTCACGTCCGCGGTGGTCGATCTCCTAGAGGAGCGCCGAAAGTTGCCGCCCGGAAAAGTCAGCGCCCCGATTCCGCGGTTGCGCGAGGTGTACCTTTCGGACCGCTCGCGTCGGCTCCCGCACCCCGACACCGGGGCCGTTCTGAGTGCGCGGGCACTCGGCGGTCCGGAGCTGACCGGCACCGACCCGCGTGAGGCGCTGACCGATTGGGTCACGCGACCGGACAACCCGTTCTTCGCCCGCGCGTTCGTGAATCGTGTCTGGGCACACTACTTCGGCACGGGCATGATCGACCCGGTTGATGACCTCGCGGCGAGCAACCCCGCTTCCAACGAGCCGTTGCTCACCGCATTGGCCGCGGATTTCGCCAAGAGCGGCTTCGATGTTCGGCGATTGGAGCGCACGATCCTCGTCAGCCGCACGTATCAACTTTCTTCAACGCCGAACGACACCAACCGCCGCGATCACGGAAACTTTGCCCGCTCGTACCCCCGGCCGCTTATGGCCGAAGCGGTGCTGGACGCACTGAACGACGCCCTCGGTACGAAGGAAGATTTCGGTGCCGATGCGCCGGCCGGTGCGCGAGCGGTCGAAGTGGCGACGAACCGCGTGCGCGCGGGGCACGCGGCGCGCGTCTTCAGTGTGTTCGGGCGCCCGGCACGCACTTCCACTTGCGATTGTGAGCGCCCGAGTGGCCCCGCGCTACCACAAACACTGTTCCTGATGACCGATCCTGTTCTGCTCAAGAAGATCACCGGCGGGCGGCTCGCAAAGCTCCTGGCCGCGAAGATGTCTGACGCGCGGATCGTGGACGAACTGTTTCTCGCCACGCTCTCGCGTCTGCCCGACGCGGGTGAAAAAACAACCGCACTGGAACGAGTATCGGCGGCCTCGGATCGCGAGGCCGGGTTGGTCGATGTGCTTTGGGCGCTCGTGAACACCCGCGAATTCATTCTCAATCACTAA
- a CDS encoding DUF1501 domain-containing protein translates to MSRSLHFNRRGFLRVGAAGALGLSLPDVLRAESRGTRKSKADGLILVWLGGGPATIDMWDLKPDAPEEFRGEFKPIDTAAQGVRVCEHLPKIAGAMKNCALVRSLHHSITDHGAGAAYLATGHPPAAALKHPSLGAIAAKLLPTQAGLPPYIALDGAAGFPGAAGFLGAANDPFTAGIGGRGTARVEGISLPTGFSAEQLADRNRLRGAFDTKFGALDRTELPAALDSFQQQAVDILGSDRVRKAFDLSLEKEAVRERFGPTVFGRSALTARRLLEAGARCVTVGLTGWDTHAGSFRTLRQQLLPELDRVLSALVTDLSDHGMLDRTVVYCVGEFGRTPRVNGSAGRDHWARSMSAFLAGGGVRGGTAYGTTDAHGLAPENDPCSPADVSATVMSLLGIEPAHELRTPSGRPISVFRDGKVIESLVG, encoded by the coding sequence ATGTCCCGGTCGTTACACTTCAACCGGCGCGGGTTCCTGCGAGTCGGCGCCGCCGGCGCCCTCGGGCTGAGCTTGCCCGACGTTCTCCGGGCGGAATCGCGCGGCACGCGCAAGTCGAAGGCGGACGGGCTGATCCTCGTGTGGCTCGGGGGCGGTCCCGCAACGATCGATATGTGGGATTTGAAGCCGGATGCGCCGGAAGAGTTCCGCGGAGAGTTCAAGCCGATTGATACCGCGGCGCAAGGCGTGCGCGTCTGCGAGCACCTGCCGAAAATTGCCGGGGCGATGAAGAATTGTGCGCTGGTGCGCTCGCTTCACCACTCGATCACCGACCACGGGGCCGGGGCCGCGTACCTGGCGACCGGTCACCCGCCGGCCGCAGCGCTCAAACACCCGTCTCTCGGTGCGATTGCAGCAAAACTACTGCCCACTCAGGCCGGCTTACCGCCGTACATCGCGCTCGACGGCGCCGCGGGGTTCCCCGGCGCGGCCGGGTTCCTTGGCGCGGCGAACGATCCGTTTACAGCAGGGATTGGTGGCCGCGGTACAGCGCGCGTGGAAGGCATTTCTCTCCCCACGGGGTTCTCTGCGGAACAACTCGCTGACAGGAATCGGCTCCGCGGCGCGTTCGACACGAAGTTCGGCGCACTCGATCGCACGGAACTACCCGCGGCGCTCGACAGCTTCCAGCAGCAAGCGGTGGACATCCTCGGGTCCGACCGGGTGCGTAAGGCGTTCGACTTGTCGTTGGAGAAAGAGGCTGTACGGGAACGCTTCGGGCCGACGGTGTTCGGGCGCAGCGCGCTTACCGCCCGTCGGCTACTCGAAGCCGGCGCGCGGTGCGTGACGGTCGGGTTGACGGGTTGGGATACGCACGCCGGGAGCTTCCGCACGCTGCGCCAGCAGTTGTTGCCGGAACTCGATCGCGTGCTGTCGGCACTCGTGACGGATTTGAGCGACCACGGAATGCTCGACCGTACTGTCGTCTACTGTGTGGGGGAGTTCGGGCGCACCCCGCGCGTGAACGGCTCCGCCGGGCGCGACCACTGGGCGCGGTCGATGTCGGCGTTTTTGGCCGGAGGGGGGGTGCGGGGAGGAACCGCTTACGGCACCACCGACGCGCACGGGCTGGCACCTGAGAACGACCCGTGTTCGCCGGCCGACGTGTCCGCGACCGTCATGAGTTTACTCGGAATCGAACCGGCTCACGAACTCCGCACGCCCTCGGGGCGCCCCATTTCCGTCTTCCGAGACGGGAAGGTGATCGAGTCACTGGTCGGCTGA
- the acs gene encoding acetate--CoA ligase, with protein sequence MSDKNITSVLKETRQFPPSAEFVARTTVNATERDRLAEWAERDPDGFWAEQAKSLHWTKPWDTVLDWSNVPHAKWFVGGQLNASDNCLDRHVAAGRGNKAALVWEGEPGDSRTLTYQQLLSEVCKFANALKALGVEKGDRITIYMPMIPEAAVAMLACARIGAMHSVVFGGFSADAVADRNNDAKSKLVITADGGWRRGKVVPLKANVDAALEKSPTVEKCVVFNRCNTAVEMKAGRDVWWHDLVAGASADCPAEPMDSEHPLFILYTSGSTGKPKGVLHTTGGYLLGVSLTHKWVFDIKDDDVYWCTADVGWITGHSYIVYGPLCNGSTVVMYEGAPNQPREDRFWEIIAKYRVTIFYTAPTAIRAFIKWGDQHPKGHDLSSLRLLGSVGEPINPEAWMWYHNVIGGGRCPIVDTWWQTETGAIMISPLPGAIPTKPGSATKPLPGIAAEVVDKQGHPVPANAGGFLVVKRPWPSMMRTIYGDDERYKSTYWSHYPNIYFTADGARRDEDGYIWVMGRVDDVLNVSGHRLSTMEVESALVHHPKVAEAAVVGKPDDLKGEGIVCFVTLKQGVAPTDELKAELKAHVVKDIGALARPDDVRFTDSLPKTRSGKIMRRFLRDIAAGRQSTGDATTLEDLNVLAKLRADDE encoded by the coding sequence ATGAGCGATAAAAACATCACCAGCGTGCTGAAGGAAACAAGGCAGTTTCCCCCGTCCGCGGAATTCGTTGCCCGCACCACCGTGAACGCGACCGAACGTGACCGGCTCGCGGAGTGGGCCGAACGCGACCCGGACGGGTTCTGGGCCGAGCAAGCCAAGTCCCTTCACTGGACCAAGCCGTGGGACACGGTGCTCGACTGGAGCAACGTCCCGCACGCGAAGTGGTTCGTCGGCGGGCAGCTCAACGCGAGCGACAACTGCCTCGACCGTCACGTCGCGGCCGGGCGCGGGAACAAGGCCGCGCTCGTGTGGGAGGGGGAACCCGGCGATTCCCGCACGCTGACGTACCAGCAGCTCCTGAGCGAAGTGTGCAAATTCGCGAACGCACTGAAGGCGCTGGGCGTGGAGAAGGGCGACCGCATCACGATCTACATGCCGATGATCCCCGAAGCGGCGGTCGCGATGCTCGCCTGCGCCCGGATCGGCGCGATGCACTCGGTCGTGTTCGGCGGGTTCTCCGCGGACGCGGTCGCGGACCGCAACAACGACGCGAAGTCGAAGCTCGTCATTACCGCCGACGGCGGCTGGCGCCGCGGAAAAGTGGTGCCGCTAAAGGCGAACGTGGACGCGGCCCTCGAAAAATCGCCGACGGTCGAAAAGTGCGTGGTGTTCAACCGCTGTAACACCGCGGTCGAGATGAAGGCCGGGCGCGACGTGTGGTGGCACGATCTGGTGGCCGGCGCGAGCGCCGACTGCCCGGCCGAACCAATGGACAGTGAGCACCCGCTGTTCATCCTCTACACCTCCGGCAGCACCGGGAAGCCGAAAGGCGTTCTCCACACGACCGGCGGGTATTTGTTGGGAGTGTCGCTCACGCACAAGTGGGTCTTCGACATCAAGGACGACGACGTTTACTGGTGCACGGCGGACGTGGGGTGGATCACCGGGCACAGCTACATCGTGTACGGCCCGCTGTGCAACGGCAGCACGGTCGTGATGTACGAGGGCGCGCCGAACCAGCCGCGCGAGGACCGGTTCTGGGAGATCATCGCGAAGTACCGGGTGACGATCTTCTATACGGCCCCGACCGCGATCCGCGCGTTTATCAAGTGGGGCGACCAGCACCCGAAGGGGCACGACCTGTCGTCGCTCCGGTTGCTCGGCAGTGTGGGCGAGCCGATCAACCCGGAAGCGTGGATGTGGTACCACAACGTGATCGGCGGCGGGCGGTGCCCGATCGTGGACACGTGGTGGCAGACGGAAACCGGCGCGATCATGATTTCGCCGCTCCCCGGTGCGATCCCGACCAAACCGGGCAGCGCGACGAAACCGCTCCCGGGCATCGCGGCGGAAGTCGTTGACAAGCAGGGGCACCCGGTGCCAGCGAACGCGGGCGGGTTCCTCGTGGTGAAGCGCCCGTGGCCGAGCATGATGCGCACCATCTACGGGGACGACGAGCGCTACAAGTCCACGTACTGGAGCCATTACCCCAACATTTATTTCACTGCGGACGGCGCGCGCCGGGACGAGGACGGCTACATCTGGGTGATGGGCCGCGTGGACGACGTGCTGAACGTGAGCGGGCACCGGCTCAGCACGATGGAGGTCGAGAGCGCACTGGTTCACCACCCGAAGGTGGCCGAGGCCGCGGTGGTCGGGAAGCCGGACGACCTGAAGGGCGAAGGGATCGTGTGCTTCGTCACGCTGAAGCAGGGCGTGGCCCCGACCGACGAGCTAAAGGCCGAACTGAAGGCCCACGTCGTGAAGGACATCGGCGCGCTGGCTCGTCCGGACGACGTCCGGTTCACAGACTCCCTGCCGAAGACGCGGAGCGGTAAAATCATGCGCCGGTTCTTGCGCGACATCGCCGCCGGCCGGCAATCTACTGGCGACGCGACCACGCTCGAAGACCTCAACGTGCTCGCGAAACTGCGCGCGGATGACGAGTAG
- a CDS encoding carbon-nitrogen hydrolase — MDHFTIAAVQMKIAPDRETNLAKAEAAIAEAAKQGAQVVCLPELFTGYYFCQKEDIALFDLAEPIPGPSEDRLGAAAKKNKVVVVGSLFEKRMPGVYHNTATVHDASGNLLGLYRKMHIPDDPLFLEKFYFTPGDLGFKVFPTAAAKVGTLVCWDQWYPEAARLTALQGAEVIFYPTAIGWHPREKEEFGEAQHSAWETSMRGHAIANGTYVCAVNRVGHEVIVGEGLEFWGGSFVSDPFGRVLKKGSTDKEEILVVKCDRKLMEDVRRNWPFFRDRRIDAYGSITKRVAD, encoded by the coding sequence ATGGACCATTTCACAATCGCGGCGGTACAGATGAAAATCGCGCCGGATCGCGAAACGAACCTGGCGAAAGCCGAGGCCGCGATCGCCGAGGCCGCGAAACAGGGCGCGCAAGTGGTGTGCCTGCCGGAACTGTTCACCGGTTACTACTTCTGCCAGAAGGAAGACATCGCGCTCTTCGATCTGGCGGAACCGATCCCGGGGCCGAGCGAGGACCGGCTCGGTGCGGCGGCGAAGAAAAATAAGGTCGTGGTGGTCGGGTCGCTGTTCGAGAAGCGGATGCCGGGTGTGTACCACAACACCGCCACCGTCCACGACGCGAGCGGGAACCTGCTCGGGTTGTACCGGAAGATGCACATCCCGGACGACCCGCTGTTCCTCGAAAAGTTCTACTTCACGCCGGGCGACCTCGGGTTCAAAGTGTTCCCCACCGCGGCGGCCAAAGTCGGCACGCTGGTGTGCTGGGACCAGTGGTACCCCGAAGCGGCCCGACTCACGGCCCTCCAGGGCGCGGAAGTGATCTTTTATCCCACCGCGATCGGCTGGCACCCGCGCGAAAAGGAAGAGTTCGGCGAAGCGCAGCATTCCGCATGGGAAACGAGCATGCGCGGCCACGCGATCGCCAACGGTACCTACGTGTGCGCGGTGAACCGCGTGGGGCACGAGGTCATCGTCGGCGAGGGGCTGGAGTTCTGGGGCGGGTCGTTCGTGAGCGACCCGTTCGGCCGCGTTCTGAAGAAGGGCAGCACGGACAAGGAAGAAATTCTGGTCGTGAAGTGCGACCGGAAGCTCATGGAAGACGTGCGCCGGAACTGGCCGTTCTTCCGCGACCGGCGCATTGATGCCTACGGGAGCATTACCAAGCGCGTCGCCGATTGA